One genomic segment of Paenibacillus sp. FSL H8-0332 includes these proteins:
- a CDS encoding methyl-accepting chemotaxis protein: MPTPKKPLKRLFRITKLRTELMLLIITAIVLPSLALVAISTQTSESALRSKMEDTTRSSIHLLDKTLSQLILLESAGVNELAYEMSSAGLTNNSPQLRKLIDSFKLEHPEVDIVAIGNEDGKYMFAPDSKLDNYDPRVRDWYIDALKTPETTSVIDPIFSKVTNSYILPISKAFPDGKGVVTISISMKELMELAKNVSLGDSGYVFILDGNNKAIYHPAMEVASEATGAMTAGIKQGPAGKISYKDAAADTQMDGYYITNELTGFTLAAVLPESEYTKAVYPILYKSAIVLVVALLLAAVITFLIIRRITGPVERLNRSAKRVSEGYLDEFVQTSRRDEIGQLAGNYNEMVSSLRTMVQEVAETSGQLAAASEQLTASTAENSKAVEYVTELVEESTRGVETQAYASAEVATTMEEMSTGIQKIASASEAIVSAAILTETDVSTGSSRMQQVGEQMKTIRESVQQSGTLIAELNGLSTRVAETSTAISAIAKQTNLLSLNAGIEAARAGEHGRGFAVVAGEVRKLSEATNSSAGQIQETISEMVGLIASAYDVMKHKVAEDVEQGMALTLEASEAFQQIEQSTRQVGEQIHEVSAITEQMSASSSEVAASVQEMATIARAALDSFQSVTAATEEQLASMEEITSSSAALSGMAADMQGQVERFHFEPKGKA, from the coding sequence ATGCCAACACCGAAAAAACCCCTTAAGCGCCTATTCCGTATCACGAAGCTCAGAACTGAACTGATGCTGCTTATCATTACAGCTATTGTGCTGCCCTCACTGGCTCTGGTGGCCATATCGACACAAACCTCAGAATCGGCTCTGCGCTCCAAAATGGAAGACACCACACGCTCAAGCATCCACCTCCTGGATAAAACACTGTCGCAGCTGATCCTGCTGGAGAGCGCCGGGGTGAATGAGCTGGCATACGAGATGAGCAGCGCCGGGCTTACGAACAATTCTCCACAGCTGCGCAAGCTGATTGACAGCTTCAAGCTGGAGCACCCTGAGGTAGATATCGTGGCGATAGGCAACGAGGATGGAAAATACATGTTCGCGCCGGATTCCAAGCTGGACAATTATGATCCCCGCGTACGCGACTGGTACATAGATGCACTTAAGACCCCGGAGACAACATCGGTGATCGATCCCATTTTCTCCAAAGTAACGAACAGCTACATTCTGCCGATCTCCAAGGCTTTTCCGGATGGTAAGGGCGTGGTTACGATCAGCATCAGCATGAAGGAGCTTATGGAGCTGGCGAAGAATGTCAGTCTGGGCGATAGCGGATATGTCTTCATCCTGGACGGCAATAACAAGGCGATCTACCACCCTGCCATGGAGGTTGCTTCGGAAGCCACAGGCGCAATGACAGCAGGAATCAAGCAAGGTCCGGCAGGTAAAATCTCCTACAAAGATGCTGCAGCCGATACGCAAATGGACGGATATTACATTACCAATGAGCTGACCGGCTTCACCTTGGCCGCAGTGCTTCCGGAGAGTGAATATACGAAGGCGGTCTACCCGATTCTGTACAAGTCAGCTATCGTTCTGGTGGTTGCGCTGCTGCTTGCCGCAGTGATTACCTTCCTGATTATCCGCCGGATTACCGGGCCGGTAGAACGCCTGAATCGTTCGGCCAAGCGGGTAAGCGAAGGGTATCTGGATGAATTCGTCCAGACCAGCCGCAGGGATGAGATCGGTCAGCTTGCCGGCAATTATAATGAAATGGTCTCTTCGCTGCGCACGATGGTGCAGGAGGTTGCCGAGACCTCCGGCCAGCTCGCCGCTGCCAGTGAACAGCTCACAGCCAGCACGGCCGAGAACAGCAAGGCGGTCGAGTATGTGACGGAGCTGGTCGAGGAATCTACCCGGGGCGTGGAGACCCAGGCCTATGCTTCTGCTGAAGTCGCTACAACGATGGAGGAGATGTCCACCGGTATCCAGAAAATCGCTTCCGCTTCAGAGGCGATTGTGAGCGCCGCTATACTTACGGAAACGGATGTCTCCACCGGCAGCTCCAGAATGCAGCAGGTCGGGGAACAAATGAAGACGATACGAGAATCGGTGCAGCAGTCCGGCACCCTGATCGCAGAGCTTAACGGCTTAAGCACCCGAGTGGCCGAGACCAGCACGGCGATCTCCGCCATTGCCAAGCAGACCAATCTCCTGTCGCTGAATGCCGGCATCGAGGCGGCCCGGGCCGGAGAACACGGCCGCGGCTTCGCCGTGGTTGCCGGTGAAGTGCGCAAGCTATCGGAGGCCACGAATAGCAGTGCCGGGCAGATTCAGGAGACCATCTCCGAGATGGTGGGTCTGATCGCCAGCGCTTATGATGTGATGAAGCATAAGGTGGCAGAGGATGTGGAGCAGGGCATGGCGCTTACTTTGGAGGCGAGCGAAGCCTTCCAGCAGATCGAGCAGTCCACCCGGCAGGTCGGTGAGCAGATTCATGAGGTCTCGGCCATTACGGAGCAAATGTCGGCCAGCAGCTCCGAAGTAGCCGCCTCCGTCCAGGAGATGGCCACCATCGCCCGGGCTGCACTCGACTCCTTCCAGAGTGTAACCGCAGCTACCGAGGAGCAGCTTGCTTCGATGGAGGAGATCACCTCCTCCTCTGCGGCGCTCTCCGGCATGGCTGCGGATATGCAGGGACAGGTGGAGCGGTTCCACTTCGAGCCGAAGGGCAAGGCTTAA